A window of Paenibacillus polygoni contains these coding sequences:
- the uvrB gene encoding excinuclease ABC subunit UvrB: MSDIVMSTKTFQLESEFQPQGDQPAAIEELVAGVRAGKRHQTLLGATGTGKTFTIAQTIAKLNRPTLVIAHNKTLAAQLASEFKEFFPSNSVDYFVSYYDYYQPEAYIPSSDTYIEKDSSINEEIDKLRHSATSSLFERRDVIIVASVSCIYGLGSPMEYSNLLLSLRVGMEKPRNEILARLVDIQYQRNDINFVRGTFRVRGDVVEIFPASKDEHAIRVELFGDEIERITEIDVLTGELIGERDHVAIFPASHFVTHEDTMKVALVNIERELEERLAVLKEQGKLLEAQRLEQRTRYDIEMMKEVGFCSGIENYSGPLTFRERGATPYTLLDYFPDDMLIVVDESHVTLPQIRAMYNGDQARKTVLVEHGFRLPSALDNRPLKFEEFEEKAKQIIYVSATPGPYELEHTEGEMIQQIIRPTGLLDPIIEVRPTKGQIDDLINEIRDRVEKDERVLVTTLTKKMAEDLTDYFKEVGIKVRYMHSDIKTLERMAILRDLRLGTFHVLIGINLLREGLDLPEVSLVAILDADKEGFLRSERSLIQTIGRAARNSEGRVIMYGDRITDSMDKAIKETERRRVTQIAYNEKHGITPQTIRKKIREVIEATKVAESKSDYLVGGAEKMSKRDRQSLIQRLEAEMKDAAKNLQFERAAELRDALLELKAE, from the coding sequence ATGAGTGATATAGTCATGAGCACGAAGACGTTTCAACTCGAGTCGGAATTTCAGCCCCAGGGAGATCAGCCTGCAGCAATTGAAGAGCTGGTCGCAGGTGTGCGTGCAGGTAAGAGGCACCAGACTTTGCTTGGTGCTACGGGTACGGGTAAGACGTTTACGATTGCTCAGACCATAGCGAAGCTGAATAGACCGACGCTTGTTATTGCACATAACAAGACACTTGCAGCACAGCTGGCAAGTGAGTTTAAAGAGTTTTTTCCTAGTAACTCGGTGGATTACTTTGTAAGTTACTACGATTATTATCAACCAGAAGCGTATATCCCTTCTTCGGATACGTATATCGAGAAGGATTCAAGTATAAATGAAGAAATAGATAAACTACGACACTCGGCTACGAGTTCTTTGTTTGAACGGCGCGATGTCATCATCGTAGCAAGTGTGTCCTGTATATACGGTCTCGGTTCCCCGATGGAGTACTCGAATTTACTATTGTCTCTTCGGGTAGGGATGGAGAAGCCGCGTAATGAGATTCTGGCACGGCTTGTAGATATTCAGTACCAGCGCAATGATATTAATTTTGTTCGCGGTACTTTTCGTGTTCGCGGAGATGTTGTTGAGATTTTCCCTGCTTCCAAAGATGAACATGCCATTCGTGTTGAACTGTTTGGAGATGAGATCGAACGGATTACAGAGATCGACGTGCTTACCGGTGAACTGATTGGTGAACGCGATCATGTCGCGATCTTCCCAGCATCTCACTTTGTTACGCATGAGGATACGATGAAGGTTGCGCTCGTCAATATAGAACGTGAACTGGAAGAACGTCTTGCCGTGCTCAAGGAACAAGGGAAACTTCTCGAAGCACAGCGTCTTGAGCAGCGTACGCGTTATGATATTGAGATGATGAAAGAAGTGGGTTTCTGTTCCGGAATTGAGAACTATTCAGGACCTTTAACTTTCCGGGAAAGAGGAGCGACACCTTATACGCTGCTCGATTATTTTCCTGATGATATGTTAATTGTTGTCGATGAGTCTCATGTAACACTTCCGCAGATTCGTGCCATGTATAATGGTGACCAAGCAAGAAAAACCGTCTTGGTAGAGCACGGGTTCCGGTTACCTTCGGCACTTGACAACAGACCGCTCAAGTTTGAAGAGTTCGAAGAGAAGGCTAAACAGATTATTTATGTATCTGCAACGCCAGGTCCTTATGAACTGGAGCATACTGAAGGCGAAATGATACAGCAGATTATTCGTCCAACAGGACTCCTTGATCCAATTATTGAAGTCAGACCAACCAAAGGTCAGATTGACGATCTCATTAATGAGATTCGCGACCGGGTTGAGAAGGATGAAAGGGTACTTGTTACCACGCTGACGAAGAAGATGGCAGAGGATCTGACTGATTACTTCAAAGAAGTAGGAATTAAGGTTAGATATATGCACTCTGATATCAAGACACTGGAGCGGATGGCTATCCTCAGGGATCTTCGGCTAGGTACATTCCATGTACTTATAGGGATCAACTTGCTGAGAGAGGGTCTTGATTTACCAGAGGTTTCTCTCGTCGCCATTCTTGATGCAGATAAAGAAGGATTCCTGCGTTCGGAGCGTTCACTGATTCAGACGATCGGCCGAGCCGCGCGTAATAGTGAGGGCCGGGTTATTATGTACGGTGATCGAATTACCGACTCTATGGATAAAGCAATCAAAGAAACAGAACGCCGCAGGGTTACACAGATTGCATACAATGAGAAGCATGGAATCACTCCTCAGACGATACGTAAGAAAATACGTGAAGTGATTGAAGCAACGAAAGTTGCTGAATCGAAGAGTGATTACCTGGTTGGCGGCGCAGAGAAAATGTCGAAGCGAGATCGCCAGTCTCTCATTCAGCGTCTAGAAGCAGAAATGAAAGATGCAGCTAAGAATCTACAGTTTGAGCGAGCCGCAGAACTCCGGGATGCGCTGCTCGAATTAAAGGCAGAATAA